A portion of the Brevundimonas pondensis genome contains these proteins:
- a CDS encoding acetyl-CoA carboxylase biotin carboxylase subunit, protein MFKKILIANRGEIAVRIIKTCRKMGIKTVLVYSDADAGSLACEMADETIHIGPSPAAQSYLIQDKIVDAVRQSGAEAVHPGFGFLSENPVFARRLEAEGITFIGPNPHAIEAMGDKITSKKFAAEAGVSTVPGHMGLIATTEEAVKIAGEIGYPVMIKASAGGGGKGIRVAHSDADMAEGFAAVKAEALTAFGDDRVFLEKFIVNPRHIEIQVLGDKHGNIVSLFDRECSIQRRNQKVIEEAPSPLLDDATRKAMGDQAVALARAVNYDSAGTVEFVAGQDRSFYFLEMNTRLQVEHPVTELITGVDLVEQMIRSAAGETMGFKQEDLSINGWAIESRIYAEDPYRGFLPSIGRLVRYEQPEEGDQGDYTVRNDSGVREGDEISMFYDPMIAKLCAWGETRDAAVEGMARALEDTHLSGVGHNVPFLSAVMDQDRFKSGELSTSYIKDEFPEGFHGLEPSEAQKDIFITVAAAMNEVLAEQAGDPSERTDWTVLIDREAHEVSLSYDEAEDLVISLDERDLTLSEIDWRPGMAQFRAVLDDEPFTAEVKRAPDGFDIRHRAAKARVRVLTPRAADMYQRLPEKVAADTSKLVLSPMPGLVVDIPVTVGQEVKSGETVAIIEAMKMQNILKAERDGVVKAVGAKAGDPVAADDVLVEFA, encoded by the coding sequence ATGTTCAAGAAAATTCTGATCGCCAACCGGGGCGAGATCGCGGTTCGCATCATCAAGACCTGCCGCAAGATGGGCATCAAGACGGTGCTCGTTTACTCGGACGCCGACGCCGGTTCGCTGGCCTGCGAGATGGCCGACGAGACCATCCACATCGGGCCGTCGCCCGCCGCACAGTCCTATCTGATCCAGGACAAGATCGTGGACGCGGTGCGCCAGTCGGGCGCCGAGGCGGTTCACCCCGGCTTTGGCTTCCTGTCGGAAAACCCGGTGTTCGCGCGTCGTCTGGAGGCCGAGGGCATCACCTTCATCGGCCCGAACCCGCACGCCATCGAGGCCATGGGCGACAAGATCACGTCCAAGAAGTTCGCCGCTGAAGCGGGCGTCTCGACCGTGCCGGGCCACATGGGCCTGATCGCCACGACCGAAGAGGCGGTGAAGATCGCGGGCGAGATCGGCTATCCGGTCATGATCAAGGCCAGCGCCGGCGGCGGCGGCAAGGGCATCCGCGTCGCCCATTCCGACGCCGACATGGCCGAGGGCTTTGCGGCGGTGAAGGCCGAGGCCCTGACCGCCTTTGGCGACGACCGCGTCTTCCTCGAGAAGTTCATCGTCAATCCGCGCCATATCGAGATTCAGGTGCTGGGCGACAAGCACGGCAACATCGTTTCGCTGTTCGACCGCGAATGCTCGATCCAGCGCCGCAACCAGAAGGTCATCGAAGAGGCCCCGTCGCCCCTGCTGGACGACGCGACGCGCAAGGCCATGGGCGATCAGGCCGTCGCTCTGGCCCGCGCCGTGAACTACGACTCCGCCGGCACGGTCGAGTTCGTGGCAGGGCAGGACCGCAGCTTCTACTTCCTGGAAATGAACACCCGTCTGCAGGTCGAGCACCCGGTGACGGAGCTGATCACCGGCGTCGATCTGGTCGAACAGATGATCCGTTCGGCGGCGGGCGAGACCATGGGCTTCAAGCAGGAAGACCTGTCGATCAACGGCTGGGCCATCGAGAGCCGCATCTACGCCGAGGACCCCTATCGCGGCTTCCTGCCGTCGATCGGTCGTCTGGTGCGCTATGAGCAGCCCGAGGAAGGCGATCAGGGGGACTATACGGTCCGCAACGATTCCGGCGTCCGCGAGGGCGACGAGATCAGCATGTTCTACGACCCCATGATCGCCAAGCTGTGCGCCTGGGGCGAGACGCGCGACGCCGCCGTCGAGGGCATGGCCCGCGCGCTGGAAGACACCCACCTGTCGGGCGTCGGCCACAACGTGCCCTTCCTGTCGGCGGTGATGGATCAGGACCGCTTCAAGTCCGGCGAGCTGTCGACCAGCTACATCAAGGACGAGTTCCCCGAGGGCTTCCACGGCCTGGAACCCAGCGAGGCGCAGAAGGACATCTTCATCACCGTGGCCGCGGCGATGAACGAGGTCCTGGCCGAGCAGGCGGGCGATCCGTCGGAACGCACCGACTGGACCGTGCTGATCGACCGCGAGGCCCACGAGGTGTCGTTGTCGTATGACGAGGCCGAGGATCTGGTCATCTCGCTGGACGAGCGCGACCTGACCCTGTCGGAAATCGACTGGCGTCCGGGCATGGCCCAGTTCCGCGCCGTGCTGGACGACGAGCCCTTCACCGCCGAGGTGAAGCGCGCGCCGGACGGCTTCGACATCCGCCACCGCGCGGCGAAGGCCCGCGTCCGCGTCCTGACGCCGCGCGCCGCCGACATGTATCAGCGTCTGCCTGAAAAGGTCGCCGCCGACACCTCCAAGCTGGTGCTGTCGCCCATGCCCGGTCTGGTCGTCGACATCCCCGTGACGGTCGGCCAGGAGGTCAAGTCGGGCGAGACCGTCGCCATCATCGAAGCCATGAAGATGCAGAACATCCTCAAGGCCGAGCGTGACGGCGTGGTGAAGGCGGTCGGCGCCAAGGCCGGCGATCCGGTCGCCGCCGACGACGTGCTGGTGGAGTTTGCGTAA
- a CDS encoding methylmalonyl-CoA mutase family protein, translating to MTTFPTPSPLEWREQAEKALKGRAIESLLHLDADGLIIRPLYADATGVQALRAPRTTDAEGRAWDLRTLVEGDEAAAINAAVLTDLENGAASVVLKGAFTTDEAALAAALDGVALELAPVALDAGFDGVKAAEALSAVAKGSPRAQLQFHLDPISAFAEAGEGEIDAAVTEAAEAASRLAVAYPEAKLFLASGRVVHEAGGSAGQELAFAAASAVAYVKAAVLAGLSTEQALKGVVLGVSVDAEYFDALAKVRAMRLIWASVSKAFGHETPAVIEARSSRRMLSARDPWPNLLRLTAAGFAGAVGGADVVVLDGFTRAEGRPDAFARRQARNTQLVLMEEANLGRVDDPAAGSWFLDSRTRDLAEAGWTEFQSIEAEGGVVEALKHHLIQPRVERARGQLEAALKDGARHMVGVTKYVDPDPRPAPVEAADPVDAPVRHGALTPVRFAAPFEVASEEAAQ from the coding sequence ATGACGACCTTTCCCACGCCGAGCCCGCTGGAATGGCGGGAACAGGCCGAGAAGGCGCTGAAGGGGCGGGCGATCGAAAGCCTGCTGCACCTCGACGCCGACGGCCTGATCATCCGGCCGCTCTATGCCGACGCAACCGGGGTGCAGGCGCTTCGCGCGCCGCGCACCACGGACGCCGAGGGGCGGGCGTGGGACCTGCGCACCCTGGTCGAGGGCGACGAGGCGGCGGCGATCAACGCCGCCGTCCTGACCGACCTTGAAAACGGCGCCGCCTCGGTGGTGCTGAAGGGCGCGTTCACGACTGACGAGGCGGCGCTGGCCGCCGCCCTCGACGGCGTGGCTCTGGAACTGGCGCCGGTGGCGCTGGACGCGGGCTTTGACGGCGTGAAGGCCGCCGAGGCCCTGTCGGCCGTGGCCAAGGGTTCGCCCCGGGCGCAACTGCAATTCCACCTCGACCCCATCTCGGCCTTTGCCGAGGCCGGTGAGGGTGAGATTGACGCCGCCGTGACCGAAGCCGCCGAGGCCGCTTCGCGTCTGGCCGTCGCCTATCCTGAGGCCAAACTCTTCCTCGCCTCGGGCCGCGTGGTGCACGAAGCCGGCGGCTCGGCGGGGCAGGAACTGGCCTTCGCCGCCGCCAGCGCCGTCGCCTACGTCAAGGCCGCCGTTCTGGCGGGACTGAGTACCGAACAGGCGCTGAAGGGCGTGGTTCTGGGCGTCTCCGTTGACGCCGAATATTTCGACGCCCTGGCCAAGGTCCGGGCCATGCGCCTGATCTGGGCCAGCGTCAGCAAGGCCTTCGGGCATGAGACCCCCGCCGTCATTGAGGCCCGTTCGTCGCGGCGGATGCTGTCGGCGCGCGATCCCTGGCCGAACCTGCTGCGCCTGACCGCCGCCGGTTTCGCCGGGGCTGTCGGCGGCGCCGACGTGGTGGTGCTGGACGGCTTCACCCGTGCCGAGGGTCGTCCCGACGCCTTCGCCCGCCGTCAGGCCCGCAACACCCAGCTGGTGCTGATGGAAGAGGCCAATCTGGGTCGGGTCGACGACCCCGCCGCCGGCTCCTGGTTCCTGGACAGCCGCACCCGCGATCTGGCCGAGGCCGGCTGGACCGAGTTCCAGTCCATCGAAGCCGAAGGCGGCGTGGTGGAGGCCCTGAAGCATCACCTGATCCAGCCGCGCGTCGAACGCGCGCGCGGCCAGTTGGAAGCCGCGCTGAAGGACGGCGCCCGCCACATGGTCGGCGTCACCAAATACGTCGATCCCGATCCGCGCCCGGCCCCGGTCGAGGCCGCCGATCCCGTCGATGCGCCGGTGCGCCACGGCGCCCTGACCCCGGTGCGCTTCGCCGCGCCCTTTGAAGTCGCGTCCGAGGAGGCCGCCCAATGA
- a CDS encoding TonB-dependent receptor gives MSPAALLLALASLDPAAATTPATAQATQSQTPVVPAIEDQEAYDLGEIQAVSTKRRGAALGDYEPELVLDEEQLKAYGASSIQELMTLLEPVTRSSRGGSPVFLVNGRRISGFQEIRGIPPEAIERTEILPEETALSYGYSADQRVVNFVLKADFRSLTLQASARRPDEGGRTVSDLESNILRIAGKQRATLDLEYENDSPLYETERDIQRENGDPTAYRTLLPKQEQASVAGSVVRDLNDTTALTLSASLEDTSRLSYQGLPGVQLVVPPSTVTEQLYLNAPDALSRTTDTLAGKVGALVDGYLGDWRWTLTGTYDRTETKTRTGRGLDQDALQTGVSAGTIDPFGDADLLPRLPFDTARSVSSSGNLEGVINGAAWEGPAGALTSTFKVGFDTQTLDSESVRSGVFSERSLSRDRTSASGNFNLPIASRDREVLGVLGDLSANLNLAYQDLSDFGGLSAYTLGLNWSPWSPVSFTASWSDEQNAPSMSQLNDPTISTPNVPVYDFATGQSVNITRIEGGNAGLSEETKRILKLGFNFTPLKDKDLRLTANYSRTEVEGSIAAFPTITPELEAALPERFTRVNGVLQSIDARPLNFQKAEQQEIRWGLNFSTPFGKPDPAAAARMGQRGPGGGGPGGGGPVTMRVEGGPPPGGGMRMQMGGGGRGGRGPAMQPGQGRFNVSLYHTYRIQDEITIRDGLPVLDLLDGAATGARGGQSRNEVQFQMGLFKSGMGGFLNANWKESTRINGGDDASDLTFSDLTTVNLNLFADLSSRQTLVAKYPWLKGARVSVGIDNIFDQKLDVRNGLGETPLAYQPDYLDPLGRTFRVSFRKILF, from the coding sequence ATGTCACCCGCCGCCCTGCTGCTTGCCCTCGCCTCTCTCGATCCGGCCGCCGCGACAACGCCGGCAACCGCGCAAGCGACACAGAGCCAGACCCCCGTCGTTCCGGCCATTGAGGACCAGGAAGCCTATGACCTGGGCGAGATCCAGGCCGTATCGACCAAGAGGCGCGGCGCGGCCCTTGGCGATTATGAACCCGAACTGGTGCTGGATGAAGAGCAGCTCAAGGCCTATGGCGCCAGCAGCATCCAGGAGCTGATGACCCTGCTTGAGCCGGTGACGCGCAGCTCGCGCGGCGGCTCGCCGGTCTTCCTGGTCAATGGCCGGCGCATCTCGGGCTTCCAGGAAATCCGCGGCATCCCGCCCGAGGCCATCGAGCGCACCGAAATCCTGCCGGAAGAAACCGCCCTCTCCTACGGCTACAGCGCCGACCAGCGGGTGGTGAACTTCGTCCTCAAGGCCGATTTCCGCTCCCTGACCCTTCAGGCCAGCGCCCGCCGCCCGGACGAGGGCGGCCGCACGGTCAGCGATCTGGAAAGCAACATCCTGCGCATCGCCGGTAAACAGCGCGCGACACTGGATCTCGAATACGAGAACGACAGCCCGCTGTACGAAACCGAGCGTGACATTCAGCGGGAAAACGGCGACCCCACCGCCTACCGCACCCTTCTGCCCAAACAGGAACAGGCTTCGGTCGCCGGTTCGGTGGTGCGCGACCTGAACGACACCACCGCCCTGACGCTGAGCGCCAGCCTGGAGGACACCTCGCGACTGTCCTATCAAGGCCTGCCAGGTGTGCAGTTGGTCGTGCCGCCGTCCACCGTCACGGAGCAACTCTATCTGAACGCGCCCGACGCCCTGTCGCGCACCACCGATACCCTGGCGGGCAAGGTCGGAGCCCTGGTGGACGGCTACCTGGGCGACTGGCGCTGGACGCTGACTGGAACCTACGACCGCACAGAAACCAAGACCCGCACCGGTCGCGGCCTGGATCAGGACGCCCTGCAAACCGGGGTGTCGGCGGGAACGATCGACCCGTTCGGCGATGCAGACCTGTTGCCGCGCCTTCCCTTCGACACCGCCCGGTCCGTGTCCAGCAGCGGCAACCTCGAAGGCGTCATCAACGGCGCCGCCTGGGAGGGCCCGGCCGGGGCCCTGACCTCGACCTTCAAGGTCGGCTTCGACACCCAGACGCTGGACTCCGAGAGCGTGCGCTCCGGAGTCTTCTCGGAGCGCTCCTTGTCGCGCGACCGGACCAGCGCCTCGGGCAACTTCAACCTGCCCATCGCCAGCCGCGACCGCGAGGTCCTGGGCGTTCTGGGCGACCTGTCGGCCAACCTGAACCTGGCCTATCAGGACCTGTCCGATTTCGGCGGCCTGAGCGCCTATACACTGGGCTTGAACTGGTCGCCCTGGAGCCCGGTCAGCTTCACCGCCAGTTGGTCGGACGAGCAGAATGCTCCATCGATGTCGCAACTGAACGACCCGACCATCTCGACCCCAAACGTGCCGGTCTATGACTTCGCCACCGGCCAGTCGGTCAACATCACCCGCATCGAGGGCGGCAACGCGGGTCTGTCCGAGGAAACCAAGCGCATCTTGAAGCTGGGCTTCAACTTCACGCCGCTGAAGGACAAGGACCTACGCCTGACGGCCAACTACAGCCGCACCGAGGTCGAGGGATCCATCGCCGCCTTCCCGACCATCACCCCGGAACTGGAAGCCGCCCTGCCCGAGCGCTTCACGCGCGTAAATGGCGTTCTGCAGTCCATCGACGCCCGCCCGCTGAACTTCCAGAAGGCCGAGCAGCAGGAAATCCGCTGGGGCCTGAACTTCTCGACCCCGTTTGGCAAGCCCGATCCGGCGGCGGCGGCGCGGATGGGTCAGCGCGGCCCGGGCGGCGGTGGTCCGGGTGGCGGCGGGCCCGTCACCATGCGCGTCGAAGGCGGCCCTCCGCCCGGCGGCGGCATGCGGATGCAGATGGGCGGCGGAGGACGCGGCGGACGCGGCCCGGCGATGCAGCCCGGCCAGGGCCGCTTCAATGTCTCGCTGTACCACACCTATCGCATCCAGGACGAGATCACGATCCGCGACGGCCTGCCGGTGCTCGACCTGCTGGACGGCGCGGCCACGGGCGCACGCGGCGGTCAGTCGCGCAATGAAGTCCAGTTCCAGATGGGCCTGTTCAAGAGCGGCATGGGCGGCTTCCTGAACGCCAACTGGAAGGAGTCCACGCGGATCAACGGCGGCGACGACGCCAGCGACCTGACCTTCTCGGATCTGACGACGGTGAACCTGAACCTGTTCGCCGACCTGTCGTCGCGTCAGACCTTGGTGGCGAAGTATCCGTGGCTGAAGGGGGCGCGGGTCAGCGTCGGCATCGACAACATCTTCGACCAGAAGCTGGACGTGCGGAACGGCCTGGGTGAGACGCCGCTAGCCTACCAGCCCGACTATCTGGACCCGCTGGGCCGGACCTTCCGGGTCAGTTTCCGCAAGATCCTGTTCTGA
- the scpA gene encoding methylmalonyl-CoA mutase, protein MSFPDFSKVDLDLTTTGEGPARDPWLTPEGLTVETAYGPEALEGLDAIHGLPGFAPYMRGPYPTMYAGNPWTIRQYAGFSTAEESNAFYRRNLAAGQKGLSIAFDLATHRGYDSDHPRVKGDVGMAGVAIDSILDMRTLFDGIPLDQMSVSMTMNGAVLPILALYVVAAEEQGVPHAALTGTIQNDILKEFMVRNTYIYPPAPSMRIISDIFAWTAQETPKFNSISISGYHMQEAGASAEIELAYTLSDGLEYIKAGVDAGMDVDRFAPRLSFFWAIGMNYFMEVAKMRAGRLLWAEKVAEKFSPKDQRSLSLRTHCQTSGWSLAAQDVFNNVSRTMVEAMAAAGGQTQSLHTNALDEALALPTDFSARIARNTQILLQMETGLTRTIDPWGGSFYVERLTHDLANRARALMAEVEAAGGMAKAIEAGIPKLRIEEAAAKTQARIDTGKQTVVGVNRYLNDTPDDIPMLKVDNAAVLTAQIDKLKKLRAERDQAATDAALEALTAGARGNANLLELAVQAARAKATVGEISDALEAAFGRHIATVKTVSGVYGKEAGNDPKVARARDMVATFVENDGGPPRILIAKLGQDGHDRGQKVVATGYSDIGFDVTAGSLFQTPAEAAKDAVEKNVHAVGASSLAAGHLTLVPELRAELAKLGREDIMIVVGGVIPPSDVQPLLDMGAAAVYPPGSVIADTAADLIEKLNLRLGYAQPAPAETK, encoded by the coding sequence ATGAGCTTCCCCGACTTCTCCAAGGTCGACCTCGACCTGACCACGACCGGTGAAGGCCCCGCGCGCGACCCGTGGCTGACGCCCGAGGGCCTGACGGTCGAAACCGCCTATGGCCCTGAGGCTCTGGAAGGCCTCGACGCCATCCACGGCCTGCCGGGCTTCGCCCCCTATATGCGCGGACCCTATCCGACCATGTACGCGGGCAATCCGTGGACGATCCGCCAGTATGCGGGCTTCTCGACCGCCGAGGAGTCCAACGCCTTCTATCGTCGCAACCTGGCGGCGGGTCAGAAGGGCCTGTCGATCGCCTTCGACCTGGCCACCCACCGCGGCTATGACAGCGACCACCCGCGGGTGAAGGGCGACGTCGGCATGGCCGGCGTGGCCATCGACAGCATTCTGGATATGCGGACCCTGTTCGACGGCATCCCGCTGGATCAGATGTCGGTGTCCATGACCATGAACGGCGCCGTCCTGCCGATCCTGGCCCTCTATGTCGTGGCGGCGGAAGAGCAGGGCGTGCCGCACGCGGCCCTGACCGGAACCATTCAGAACGACATTCTGAAGGAGTTCATGGTCCGCAACACCTACATCTATCCGCCCGCGCCCTCGATGCGGATCATCTCGGACATCTTTGCCTGGACCGCGCAGGAGACGCCGAAGTTCAACTCCATCTCCATCTCCGGCTATCATATGCAGGAGGCCGGGGCCTCGGCCGAGATCGAGCTGGCCTACACGCTGTCGGACGGTCTGGAATACATCAAGGCCGGCGTCGACGCGGGCATGGACGTGGACCGCTTCGCGCCGCGCCTCAGCTTCTTCTGGGCCATCGGCATGAACTACTTCATGGAGGTGGCCAAGATGCGGGCCGGCCGCCTGCTGTGGGCCGAGAAGGTCGCCGAGAAGTTCTCGCCCAAGGACCAGCGGTCCCTGTCGCTGCGCACCCACTGCCAGACCTCGGGCTGGAGCCTCGCCGCGCAGGACGTGTTCAACAACGTCTCGCGCACCATGGTCGAGGCCATGGCGGCGGCGGGCGGTCAGACCCAGAGCCTGCACACCAACGCCCTGGACGAAGCGCTTGCCCTGCCGACCGACTTCTCGGCCCGGATCGCGCGGAACACCCAGATCCTGCTGCAGATGGAGACGGGCCTGACCCGCACCATCGACCCCTGGGGCGGCAGCTTCTACGTCGAGCGCCTGACCCATGATCTGGCCAACCGGGCCCGCGCCCTGATGGCGGAGGTCGAGGCGGCGGGCGGCATGGCCAAGGCCATCGAGGCCGGCATTCCCAAGCTGCGCATCGAAGAGGCGGCGGCCAAGACCCAGGCCCGCATCGACACCGGCAAGCAGACCGTGGTCGGCGTGAACCGCTATCTGAACGACACGCCCGACGACATTCCGATGCTGAAGGTCGATAACGCCGCCGTTCTGACCGCCCAGATCGACAAGCTGAAGAAGCTGCGCGCCGAGCGCGACCAGGCCGCGACCGACGCCGCGCTGGAAGCCCTGACGGCTGGCGCGCGCGGAAACGCCAACCTGCTGGAACTGGCGGTGCAGGCCGCCCGCGCCAAGGCCACGGTGGGCGAGATTTCCGACGCGCTGGAGGCGGCTTTCGGTCGCCACATCGCCACCGTGAAGACCGTCTCGGGCGTCTATGGCAAGGAAGCCGGGAACGATCCCAAGGTCGCCCGCGCCCGGGACATGGTCGCGACCTTTGTCGAGAACGACGGCGGCCCGCCGCGCATCCTGATCGCCAAACTGGGCCAGGATGGTCACGACCGGGGCCAGAAGGTCGTCGCCACCGGCTACAGCGACATCGGCTTCGACGTCACCGCCGGTTCGCTGTTCCAGACGCCCGCCGAGGCCGCCAAGGATGCGGTCGAGAAGAACGTCCACGCAGTCGGCGCCTCGTCGCTGGCGGCCGGACACCTGACGCTCGTACCGGAACTGCGCGCCGAACTGGCCAAGCTGGGCCGCGAGGACATCATGATCGTGGTCGGGGGCGTCATTCCGCCGTCGGACGTGCAGCCCCTGCTCGATATGGGCGCGGCGGCTGTCTATCCGCCTGGCTCGGTCATCGCCGACACGGCGGCGGACCTGATTGAAAAGCTGAACCTGCGTCTGGGCTATGCCCAACCGGCGCCGGCGGAGACCAAGTGA
- a CDS encoding TonB-dependent receptor domain-containing protein, whose protein sequence is MRALRLQTFLLTAAGAAALSTSAFAADDVIQTVQQDDPTEIADVVVRALPLGRAGDDVGSHVALLSGDELVHRRQSTLGDTLSGIPGVNSDTFGGGASRPVVRGQAAPRVKVLSEGAGLMDASEVSPDHAISGEPLLLEGIEILRGPSALLYGGGAIGGAVNLLDKKIPTRVPANGGEAVVEYRRGSVDNEEAGVVGATVGAGHFAVRIEAAARKADDYKVPDWDEPRLDGSYNETSTATLGASWIGSRGYLGAAYTEQTSRYGLAGHTHEYEGCHPHGDHLHCGGHDDHDHDGHDHEEGEEHDHDHGVPEVRLKSRRFDLRGELRDPLPGIENVRLRAGYTDYQHQELEEGVVSTTFTNEGYDGRIEVQHREIAGFKGVVGLQLSKSDFAAVGEESFLAPSTTKNTGLFVMEEYELGDWHFEGALRQEWQEASAIGLADTEHKPFSISGSAVWHFMPGWTGAVSLSRSQRAPSAQELYADGVHLATNTYEIGDSSLDVETANALELTLRKTAGSTTASVSAYHYIYDDYIFARTLDQFEDFRLIQYSQADATFTGVEGEVRQQLTPWLSATVFGDYVRGELKGGGGALPRIPAARVGVRAEAFSGPWSGDVEYSRTFKQNDIAAFERETPGYNMVNATVAYDVELAGVKSQVFLRGTNLLDELALNHASFLAETAPQRGRNLVVGVRARF, encoded by the coding sequence ATGCGTGCCTTGCGACTTCAAACCTTCCTTCTGACCGCCGCCGGGGCCGCCGCCCTTTCGACTTCCGCCTTCGCCGCTGACGACGTGATCCAGACGGTGCAACAGGATGATCCGACCGAGATCGCCGACGTGGTCGTCCGCGCCCTGCCTCTGGGCCGCGCTGGCGACGATGTGGGCTCGCACGTCGCCCTGCTGAGCGGCGACGAATTGGTCCACCGTCGTCAGTCGACCCTGGGCGACACGCTCAGCGGCATTCCCGGCGTCAACTCCGACACCTTCGGCGGCGGCGCCAGCCGCCCGGTGGTGCGCGGTCAGGCCGCCCCGCGGGTCAAGGTGCTGAGCGAAGGCGCTGGCCTGATGGACGCCTCCGAAGTCTCGCCGGACCACGCCATCTCCGGCGAACCCCTTTTGCTGGAAGGCATCGAGATCCTGCGCGGCCCCTCGGCCCTGCTTTACGGCGGCGGCGCCATCGGCGGCGCGGTCAACCTGCTGGACAAGAAGATCCCGACCCGCGTCCCGGCCAACGGCGGCGAGGCCGTGGTCGAATACCGTCGCGGCTCGGTCGACAATGAAGAGGCCGGCGTGGTCGGCGCCACGGTCGGCGCCGGACACTTCGCCGTCCGCATCGAGGCGGCGGCGCGCAAGGCCGACGACTACAAGGTCCCTGACTGGGACGAACCGCGTCTGGACGGTTCCTACAACGAGACCTCGACCGCGACGCTCGGCGCCTCCTGGATCGGGTCGCGCGGCTATCTGGGCGCGGCCTATACGGAGCAGACCAGCCGCTATGGTCTGGCGGGCCACACCCATGAGTACGAGGGCTGCCACCCGCACGGCGACCACCTGCATTGCGGCGGCCACGACGACCACGACCACGACGGCCACGATCACGAAGAGGGCGAGGAGCACGATCACGACCACGGCGTGCCCGAGGTCCGGCTGAAGAGCCGCCGCTTCGATCTGCGCGGCGAACTGCGCGATCCCCTGCCCGGCATCGAGAACGTCCGCCTGCGCGCCGGCTACACCGACTACCAGCATCAGGAACTGGAGGAAGGCGTCGTCTCGACCACCTTCACCAACGAGGGCTACGACGGCCGCATCGAGGTCCAGCACCGCGAGATCGCCGGGTTCAAGGGCGTGGTCGGCTTGCAGCTGAGCAAGAGCGACTTCGCCGCCGTCGGCGAGGAGAGTTTCCTGGCTCCCAGCACGACGAAAAACACCGGCCTGTTCGTGATGGAGGAGTACGAACTGGGCGACTGGCATTTCGAGGGCGCCCTGCGTCAGGAATGGCAGGAGGCCTCGGCCATCGGTCTGGCCGATACCGAGCACAAGCCCTTCTCGATCTCGGGTTCGGCGGTCTGGCACTTCATGCCCGGCTGGACCGGCGCCGTCTCGCTGTCGCGCTCGCAACGCGCCCCCTCGGCCCAGGAGCTCTATGCCGACGGCGTTCACCTGGCGACCAACACCTATGAGATCGGCGACAGCAGCCTGGACGTCGAAACGGCCAACGCCCTGGAGCTGACCCTGCGCAAGACGGCGGGTTCGACCACCGCCTCGGTCAGCGCCTATCACTACATCTACGACGACTACATCTTCGCCCGGACGCTGGACCAGTTCGAGGACTTCCGCCTGATCCAGTACAGCCAGGCCGACGCGACCTTCACCGGCGTCGAAGGCGAGGTGCGCCAGCAGCTGACCCCCTGGCTGTCGGCCACGGTGTTCGGCGACTATGTGCGCGGGGAGCTGAAGGGCGGCGGCGGCGCCCTGCCCCGTATCCCCGCCGCCCGCGTCGGCGTCCGCGCCGAGGCCTTCTCAGGGCCATGGTCCGGCGATGTCGAATACAGCCGCACCTTCAAGCAGAACGACATCGCCGCCTTCGAGCGCGAGACGCCGGGCTACAACATGGTCAACGCCACCGTGGCCTATGACGTCGAGCTGGCCGGGGTGAAGTCGCAGGTCTTCCTGCGCGGAACCAACCTGCTGGACGAACTGGCGCTGAACCACGCCTCCTTCCTGGCAGAGACCGCGCCGCAGCGGGGCCGCAACCTGGTGGTGGGGGTCCGCGCCCGCTTCTGA
- the mce gene encoding methylmalonyl-CoA epimerase, translated as MIGNLNHVGVATPSIADSIRLYRDILGATKIGEPFDLPAQGVKVCFIDTPTAQIELIEPYDETSPITGFLAKNPKGGQHHVCFEVVDIHDAIAQMRAKGMTILGTGEPRIGAHGTPVVFLHPKEMGGVLIELMETPKEAH; from the coding sequence ATGATCGGCAATCTGAACCACGTCGGCGTCGCCACGCCCTCGATCGCGGACTCGATCAGGCTGTATCGCGACATCCTGGGCGCGACCAAGATCGGCGAGCCGTTCGACCTGCCGGCCCAGGGCGTGAAGGTCTGCTTCATCGACACGCCCACGGCCCAGATCGAACTGATCGAGCCCTATGACGAGACCAGCCCCATCACCGGCTTCCTGGCCAAGAACCCCAAGGGCGGTCAGCACCACGTCTGCTTTGAGGTGGTCGACATCCACGACGCCATCGCCCAGATGCGCGCCAAGGGCATGACCATTCTGGGCACCGGCGAGCCCCGCATCGGCGCCCACGGCACCCCGGTCGTCTTCCTGCATCCCAAGGAGATGGGGGGCGTCCTGATTGAACTGATGGAAACGCCCAAAGAGGCGCACTAA